One genomic region from Salvia hispanica cultivar TCC Black 2014 chromosome 2, UniMelb_Shisp_WGS_1.0, whole genome shotgun sequence encodes:
- the LOC125203707 gene encoding uncharacterized protein LOC125203707 — MEAVHEDGGEGGMQCARHPFRHSSPSGGICASCLQEKLGKLVSSSYAVAVFPSSSASSSPSSRSAAAAAADSSSGSSRKLPFASKKKCKEERSSEMVFKRSKSTATPRRGGLHFFDQDYKTPTKRRFWKFLHYSKHPTSRKADKHVKNLNFSSPTTEGERKRDEFVAVDDNETTFDRKVSRSRSVGCGSRSFSGDFFERISTGFGDCTLRRVESQREGKPKMKQSDCSRQRARCGGIFGGFGLTSSSSSSHLIAASDRGGKSMVGLGHLSHGRTKSWGWALASPMRAFGKSSAVKRGDVSAKNAAPNLAAIPSLLAVGG; from the coding sequence ATGGAAGCGGTGCATGAAGACGGCGGAGAAGGCGGCATGCAGTGCGCCAGACACCCCTTCCGCCACAGCAGCCCCTCCGGCGGCATCTGCGCCTCCTGCCTCCAAGAAAAGCTCGGAAAACTCGTCTCCTCCTCCTACGCCGTCGCCGTCTTcccctcctcctccgcctcctcctcccctTCTTCCAGatctgccgccgccgccgccgcagaCTCCTCCTCCGGTAGCAGTCGGAAGCTGCCCTTCGCCTCGAAGAAGAAGTGCAAGGAGGAGAGGAGCTCGGAGATGGTGTTTAAGCGGAGCAAGTCCACCGCCACTCCCAGGAGAGGAGGCCTCCATTTCTTCGACCAAGACTACAAGACTCCCACCAAGAGAAGGTTCTGGAAGTTTCTCCACTATTCCAAGCATCCCACTTCAAGAAAGGCCGACAAACATGTAAAAAATCTAAACTTCTCATCTCCCACCACcgagggagagagaaaaagagatgAATTTGTAGCTGTGGACGATAATGAGACCACATTTGATAGAAAAGTTTCAAGATCCAGATCTGTGGGGTGTGGGAGTAGGAGCTTCTCTGGTGATTTCTTTGAGAGGATTTCCACAGGCTTTGGTGATTGTACCTTGCGAAGAGTTGAGTCTCAGAGAGAAGGGAAGCCGAAGATGAAGCAATCTGATTGCAGTAGGCAGAGGGCTAGATGTGGTGGGATCTTTGGGGGATTTGGGTTGacttcatcttcatcctcttcACATCTGATTGCAGCTTCAGACAGAGGTGGGAAATCAATGGTGGGACTGGGACATCTCTCTCATGGGAGGACCAAGAGTTGGGGTTGGGCTTTGGCAAGTCCAATGAGGGCATTTGGGAAGAGTTCTGCTGTGAAAAGGGGTGATGTTTCAGCCAAGAATGCAGCTCCTAACTTGGCTgctattccctctctcttggCTGTGGGTGGCtga
- the LOC125203706 gene encoding glyoxysomal fatty acid beta-oxidation multifunctional protein MFP-a, with protein sequence MSSSTGRTTLDVGADGVAIITIINPPVNSLSFDVLYSLKDSCEQALSRQDVKAVVITGAKGKFSGGFDISAFTKIQNKSIQPPKPGFVSLEILSDVVAAARKPFVAAVDGLALGGGLEVAMACHARISTPTAQLGLPELQLGIIPGFGGTQALPRLVGIAKALEMMLTSKPVKGEEALNVGLVDAIVPPNELLNTARRWALDILELKKPWVISYYKTDKLEPLGEAREILKFARAQTRKRAPNLMHPLVCIDVIEEGVVSGARAGLWKEAEAFQSLLESDTCKSLVHFFFAQRGTTKVPGVSDRGLKPRSVKKVAILGGGLMGSGIATALILANYQVILKEINDKFLQAGIDRVKANLKSRVKKGQMSPEKFEKTIALLKGSLDYESFRDVDMVIEAVIENVSLKQQIFSDLEKFCPPHCILASNTSTIDLNLIGEKTRSHDRIIGAHFFSPAHVMPLLEIVRTPKTSPQVIVDLLDVGKKIRKTPVVVGNCTGFAVNRMFFPYTQAALLLVERGTDIYKIDKAITKFGMPMGPFRLCDLVGFGVAIATGGQFVLNFPERTYKSMLIPLMQEDKRAGETTRRGFYVYDDKRRANPDPEIKKYIEKAREMSGAAIDPKLTKLSDKDIVEMIFFPVVNEACRVLDEGIAVKAADLDVSAVMGMGFPPYRGGLIFWADSLGSKYICSRLEEWSNSYGGFFKPCSYLAERAAKGAPLSQMSSPVKSRL encoded by the exons caccatcatcaaCCCGCCCGTCAATTCTCTTTCATTTGATG TGTTGTACAGTTTAAAAGACAGCTGCGAGCAGGCGCTGAGCAGACAGGATGTGAAGGCAGTTGTTATCACCG GTGCAAAAGGGAAGTTTTCAGGTGGTTTTGATATCAGCGCGTTTACGAAAATTCAGAACAAAAGCA TTCAACCTCCAAAACCTGGTTTTGTATCACTGGAGATTCTCAGTGATGTTGTTGCAG CTGCAAGGAAACCATTTGTGGCTGCTGTTGATGGTCTTGCATTGGGTGGGGGATTGGAAGTTGCAATG GCCTGTCATGCACGTATATCTACCCCTACTGCTCAGTTAGGATTGCCCGAGCTGCAGCTTGGAATAATTCCTGGATTTGGAG GCACTCAGGCCCTTCCACGCCTTGTAGGCATAGCTAAGGCTCTTGAAATGATGCTG ACTTCAAAGCCTGTAAAAGGGGAGGAGGCCTTGAATGTGGGACTTGTGGATGCTATTGTTCCACCGAATGAGTTGCTGAATACCGCTCGTCGCTGGGCTCTTGATATTTTGGAGCTTAAAAAACCATGGGTTATCAGTTATTACAAGACTGATAAGTTGGAACCTCTAGGTGAAGCAAGGGAAATACTGAAGTTTGCACGAGCTCAGACTCGTAAACGGGCTCCAAACCTCATGCATCCATTGGTTTGCATTGATGTTATCGAGGAGGGTGTAGTTTCTGGTGCTCGTGCTGGACTTTGGAAG GAAGCTGAGGCATTCCAATCTCTCCTGGAGTCGGATACTTGCAAGAGCTTGGTGCATTTTTTCTTTGCCCAGCGGGGTACCACAAAG GTTCCTGGAGTCTCGGATCGGGGGTTGAAACCAAGGAGTGTAAAGAAGGTCGCTATACTTGGTGGAGGGCTAATGGGCTCCGGAATAGCGACGGCTCTGATTCTCGCTAATTACCAAGTTATCCTGAAAGAAATCAATGATAAGTTCTTACAAGCTGGAATTGATCGAGTGAAAG CAAACCTGAAAAGTCGTGTAAAGAAAGGGCAAATGAGTCCAGAGAAGTTTGAAAAAACTATTGCTTTGCTCAAAGGCTCCCTCGATTATGAAAGCTTTAGAGACGTAGACATGGTGATTGAG GCTGTCATTGAGAATGTATCCTTGAAGCAGCAAATTTTCTCTGACCTTGAGAAATTCTGTCCTCCACACTGCATTCTTGCTAGCAACACTTCTACCATCGACCTGAATTTAATTGGGGAGAAGACTAGGTCTCATGATCGCATTATCGGAGCTCATTTTTTCAG CCCTGCCCATGTCATGCCACTTTTAGAAATCGTCCGCACACCAAAGACATCTCCTCAAGTTATTGTTGACTTGCTCGATGTTGGGAAGAAGATTAGGAAGACGCCTGTTGTGGTTGGAAATTGCACAGGCTTTGCTGTCAACCGAATGTTCTTCCCCTACACTCAAGCCGCTCTTCTACTTGTTGAACGTGGTACAGATATCTATAAGATCGATAAGGCAATCACCAAATTTGGCATGCCGATGGGCCCATTCAG GCTGTGTGATCTTGTTGGTTTTGGAGTGGCGATTGCCACCGGGGGACAATTTGTCTTGAACTTTCCAGAAAGAACTTACAAGTCTATGCTGATACCGCTCATGCAAGAGGATAAGAGAGCAG GTGAAACTACTCGTCGAGGTTTCTACGTTTATGATGACAAGCGCAGGGCCAACCCCGACCCTGAAATCAAGAAGTACATTGAGAAAGCCAGGGAGATGTCTGGTGCTGCCATCGACCCTAAG TTAACAAAATTGTCGGATAAGGATATCGTGGAAATGATATTCTTCCCCGTGGTGAACGAGGCGTGTCGTGTACTGGACGAAGGTATTGCTGTCAAAGCAGCTGACCTTGATGTTTCTGCTGTCATGGGCATGGGCTTCCCCCCATACAG GGGAGGTCTCATATTCTGGGCTGATTCTCTTGGATCCAAATATATCTGCTCTCGGCTGGAGGAATGGTCGAACTCGTACGGAGGATTTTTCAAGCCTTGCTCTTACTTAGCCGAACGAGCTGCAAAGGGTGCACCTCTG AGTCAAATGTCGAGTCCGGTAAAGTCACGCTTGTGA